In the Populus trichocarpa isolate Nisqually-1 chromosome 8, P.trichocarpa_v4.1, whole genome shotgun sequence genome, GCTGAAGCAGTTTGTATGTTTCTTCTGCTTCTTTTAAGCACCAAACTTCGGTATGAAGCTTGATAAAGGAGTTACATATGACTGTATTTCCAGGCAAGCCTGCTCTTTTCATTGCATCTACATAACCAAGAGCTTCTTTAACACTTTCAGCATCAGCAAAAGCATTTATCAGTACACCATAAACTACAACATCTGGCTTCACATCAAGACCTATCATCTCGTTATAAAGCTCCTCAAGCCATTTCCAGTTTACCTATTTTCACAACGCTTGAGATCAAAACACAATAGGAGATGCAATCAGTAAATAGTCCTGCCTCTTGCATCTTCTTCAGATAATGTTTTGCTTTATGTGGCAAGTCAGCACCAGCCAAAATCTGTATGATAGAACTATAGGTACATTTATCTGGAACTACGCCACGACTCTCCATGCTGTCAAACAAGTGACATGCTTTACCATAATTCTGCGCTAACCTGTATGCTTTAATCATCACATTAAACACGAGGACAGTCAGCATCCACAATATGGCAGTGCTTCCCGTATGCATCAATGCTGGCAGAATAGCACTCAAAACTCAATATTTCCTGTGAGATGAAATCTCCTGAACCATAGCCATGAAAACTCACGCATTCCAGCTTCAATGTACATCCTAGTCAGAGCAAACTGAGTATACCCATCAATCTCCAAACCCTTTTCATCCATCTCAGGCACCAGGTCTTCTGCATCGCTAGAGTGTGTGGTAACTGACACAATCTGGCACTAAACCAGTCTCCTTCATCCTTTTAAAGTAGCTAGCTTCCACGGTTATATTATCATGCTTAGCACGAAGGGAAATGAGAATATTATATGTCCTTGTGTCAGGTGGGCATCGGAACTCCTCCATCTTCTGCTAGTCTCCTTCATCCTTTTAAAGTAGCTAGTTAGATTGTTTGTACTTAAACATCCCTTGCAATTGAGAgccttttaatttcttacacCGGGTCTTGTCAACTGTCATGCTTCCAAAACAACAGATATCACGTTCCTTGCACTTGAATTTTAGTCGAAACAGAGGATAGAGTAGCGACTCAACTTGATGTCAGGTGTGTTTGTTTAGGAGGTGTGCCACACAGCACACTTCATGAAAAGTACGAAAAAGATGCGCCGCAAACAAATACTCTCTTCTTATAGGTTCATACAGGGTGTAACCACGGTCTGAAACGCATCTATGCTGGAATAGCATTGCAGACACAccgttgtttttttaaaaaatgattttttaatggatttcataaaaaaaaaaaaaaacgctacTATAATGCCTCGaagaaatatatagaaaaatataactcGCATCCATATttcataaccataaaaaaattgatgcagCATGCGGCTTTATCGAAAGtcaaaaaggattttgaaagaTAACAAATTTCCAAACGAATAGCAGATGCAACAGGACATGATTATCCCTTTTCTTTACCTCATGCATTGAGTGATCATACTGCTTGTGCACAACAGTGCTTAAAGGGCTCATAAACTTTCTAATACAAGACGGTGAATCATTTGTTACTATTTAGAATGACTGTTTCACATGGTGGGTTGAGCATAATGATCCACCCTTTATCAATTACCCGCATCCAGGCGAGCAAATAGTTTGctgattattttttgtattttgacttCGTACCGCATGAGCAACATTTGGCAAGCCATGCATGCTTATTTACAATACTTGTTGAACCATACTGCAATGTTGAGGAAGCCTTCGTGGTCGGATTGGGGTCTGCAGAAAAGCAATGCGGATCAGGCTTTATGTGAAAGTGAATTAGATTTGAGCTTCGTTGTAGCTGTTTACACTAGAATGTGCCCCAGTAAATGTTTTACCTTTCAATCGCATGGACATCATTGGGAAACACGAGGATTTTGACCTCAACGCCTTTCTCTTTCAATGCCCGTGCATACTACAAATTTTTCAAATATCAAACCATTAGTACCATCATATTATGCAAGTaataggaaggaaaaaaaaaaaactgcgaTTTTTTATCTTGTCTATCACTCTTCCAGCTGCTTTTTTCAAAACATACactagaataaaattttaaacagcCAGCTTGTACTTGAAGAGGGAACGAAACTTACTTGCAACCCATTAGACAATGGAACACGAAGATCCTGAGCACCTAGAACAAAAATGGTCGGTGTTTTGACCTGTGAATGTTATCAAACTAAGAAATTCAATACCATGACTTGAGGGTTTTGGTACTCagcatagataaaaaaaaaatccaaaagaaatgCCAGTCACTATCTCTACCCGGCCAatatgactgaaagaaagagggaaaaagTTGTAAGTTTCAGGTTTCCTGTTTCCTGTTTCCTCCACCTTTGCTTTTGGCAAACACCGACACATAGTTGATGTTCTGGTAAATAaccaaagaattttttttaccatgaagCTCAGATTCTTCATTCTCAACATATTGTTTTCCTTTGCATTGCACTACTGCCAAAAGCAGAGCTTGGCTGTTGTTTGTATAGCATTCCATGCATCTTGCTAGTGCCAATGCATTCCATGCAGGTACAATTTCCAATCCAGTACAGTTGTCCACTGCAAGTTGCATGGAAACGCATTGTGTTTTCTGATACTAGCTATACTAGATTTTTCCATTGCTTTAAAGTTGATAGCATCCAGCATTGTAAAAGCAACCGCACTACCAGGTGTCATTTTGCTGTCGAGGCTGCAGACCAGCCTGTTCATTAGGAGTTTTTTGCagtaaattttatttggtttggacCATTCTATTCCTATTCTTGGTGCTTCTGTCTTAAGtcccaaaaaaatagaaataattactaagaaataatatatatatatatatatatatatattgaaaaatggaaaaatattgtGTCCAACAGAATTTGAACCACTATCAAAGGTTTTGAAGACCTCTGTCCTATCCACTGGACAATGGACACCATCACATATCACCTAATAGAAAACAGGTCTCTCTAGAAAGTACCTTTGAGATGTGTGATATGGGAGATTTGCTGTGAAAGAGAGCCAGGTCCTCAGCTGAGGGTGCTTCCGTAAATTTAGTTTTCCCCTCAACTCCATAGGTTTCCACATAGCACCAATCAGGGATGTCTGTTATGCCAACCATTGATACAAGGTTACAGACGGGATTTCTCGCAGCTGCAGCAACAAATTTATCTGGTGCCTGCAGAAAGTTATACAGATATGTTCACTATATTAGAGGTCTATGTAATAACAAAAATCTCGATATACAGTCTACAAAAGACACCTGACTATCACAAGGAGAGAGCTGGAAATGCTAAACCTGGCCAATTAAGTGAGTTGTGAGAAAGCCACCATGGGAACCACCAATCACAGCTATTTTGGAGGGGCTAGCAACACCCGTGTCAATCACATGATCTATTGCTGTAATTACATCCTTGACATCCTGTGCATAGTAAGCTATAAGGTTAGAATTTGCACAAACTCCCCAAATGTTTGAGATGCTTGAGTAGATATCTGTATGTCTTCTAGGAGAAAATGGATTTTTTCCAAACGaggaaaaagaacaagaaaccAGGAAATACAGGTAATGTGTCCTGATACTACTTGCAAGAGattattaaaaatgaagaaTCAACACTGGGGCAAAGGGAAGTGGAGAAAGTAAGAGAGAAATATGCGATATAGGAACAAGAAAGTTGACTTGTTTGTTTGTAGTTTAGTACTGCTTAGAgtttaaagattattttgataactTTCtaggattttattgtttttgttattaggatatttatttcttattgagTTCAGGTAACTTTCTTGTTCCCAAACTACATCAGAGAATCCCTTCATAGATAAAAAAAGGACTCAGAAAAATAATCGAACCTGATGCATAAAGCCTTGATTTTTACAAAAAGCATGCCAAACAAAATTTAGGAGAAAGGACAGATTTGCCCTCAAATCATTATGCACGTCCCAAATGAATCCTCCACCAATCAATTGAGTCCCCATTTATTAGGGTTGGTTAAATCATCTCCAATGTTATCTACAGTGAAAAGGTCTGTTCATTTTTAACATGACTCCCGTGCCTTCAGTTTAAGCCAATATTTTAGGCAAGTATTCGCACAAAACTGATGCTCCCTCAGACATTGTGGTGCCAAATATATTCATTAACAAGGATCTTGACACTAAAAGTCACCCCACATGATGCATGTTAATGctcaaatataaaaagaggTTATAGCCTATTTTGTGTGTTAAAGAGTCTTGCACATGCGGGTGTGATTTTTAACTCCAAAATATTTTAGGCTCACTTTTGTCCTCGAAATCAGGCTAAAAGAGCTTGCACCCGCAGGGGCTAATTCAGAAAATTCTCAAAGGATGGGGACTCATTTGAGATATCCATATATGGGGGGCTCCATTGGGATAGACATAACACTTTGGGAGTAAATTTGTCCTTCGACTATAAACTTTAATAAGAATGAGTACCTGTGAACCAACTTTCCCTGGAAGAGATTGCAAAGCTTCCTCACCAAATCCAAGTGAACCTCTGTGATCAAAGACTTAGTTAGAAAAATCTGGGAAAGAACAAAAAGGACAGTCACATGCTGGCACTCTAATTACAATTATTGtgtgtttgggattgtggtgcatggtgctttttaaaatagcttttcacttgaaaatgcatcaaaatgaattttttcagatttttttttttttatttttgacatcagcacatcaaaatcatccaaaagcattgaaaaaaacatcaatttgaaaccttttcaagccaaaaacactttaaaaaaacactcaaaagcAGAAGCACCCCCAAACACATATACCATTTTAACGACTACACCAAACTTTTTGAGCATGCAAAGATGAAAATTATCAAGGGACCAAATGAATTTTATGGTAAAGTTACGTGAATTTCAAACTGGTGTAGAACCACCAGCAAGAATACAAAAGTACTAATTCTCTGAGGAAAAACTGCATCTTGGTGATAATCAAAATTCAATGTTCTTTTGAATAACTGGGTAGGGTCTTTGTTTGTAGACGGTAAAATTAGAAAACCTACTAAATAGTTCTCATccaataataaaactaaagtAACTAAATTCCAATTTTGAAATTCCtaaataatcaaacaatattTCCCGTTGTTGTCTTTCTTCGCTCCCTGTTACAATgccatgtaaaaatataaaacatcagcttggagagagatttttttttttttttttggcagattATATTTCCATGGGTAAAACAGTCTGGTGGAGCATAGAGAAATGTGCATTGATCTGTGTTTCTGATTAAActtaagaagaaaagggaaagagaaagggaaaagcTTTAAAACACCTGTAATTTACAATCAACAAGCTGTAACCTAGTGAAGACAGAAATGCATAGGACTTTGCAAAGCCTGACAATGAGACAGAATGTGGGCCTCCATGAAGCACAACTATAAGTGGATCACAAACATCATTCTTCTTAGATTGGCGAGACACAAAAATAGCTTCAAAAGGTTTGCTAGCACCTGAAAGAAACAAATGTACAATGAAGCAAAATTCATTGCTGTGATCATAATTCAACGCTTTCATGAATTGCAAAAGACTTCCCAATAGTACcagaaacaaaattcaatcaTCCCATTCGTCATGTACAAAGTCCCTATAAAAATTCGGCTCCATATGCTGATGCTGGAAACTCAATGAAAGAATACTTCATATCTTACTTTCTTTCCTTACCAATCAAATTCCAACAAAATTTCCAATGAATGGGCTAATGCATGTAAATCAATGAATAAAGATACAGAAAACAATACccctccacaaaaaaaaaaaaaaaaaacccataaattaaACTGTAGAAATCACACTGTTTTTATGATGCATCTGAAATGTGATAGTAGACCCATGCCAATGCATCAAAGTGTTCAGAATTTTGATACAACATATTGTTATAATACCTTTTGTCAGGCATTCAGAAACATCCTTGACTGGAATCTTCAATATAGTGAACTGACGAGAAGAGAGCAAAGAATTAACCTGTACCAAGAAGAAACTGTCATCACAAAACTAGAACTTAATGGATAAACGATACAAAATTCATGTTCTAAAAATGCCAACAATACAAACCTTCGCAGAGCATCCGAATATTGGGCTTGATACATCTGACCAATCCCATGCAGCATTTTTAATTTCCTTATCAACAAGATAACCATACCTGATTTGAGGTACATCTACTGGACTGCTAAACACTGgaacaggggaagaaaaaaagattatatttccGTTCTCTTCACTTTAACATGGTGGGTTATAGATAGCTTTCAGCATTTGGCTTTACCGGCAATAATGCTGTCTCCATCTAGAGTAAGAAGATTCCATGAAAAATTGGAGTCTGTGGGACTAATACGTGATACATCCCCACTGTAATTCGATAATCATACCATGAATCAACTATACAAACAGATTCTGAAGGTATGTACACATAAGAAAAGCTGTACATATATGACTTTTAAAGTTACCTCAACACATTCACAGAAAGTATAACTTCACTGCTGCCCCATGTTGAAGATACAATCATAGTGCATCCATCTGAAAGCCATGGATTAGGAATAAAATTAGAGCAGTAAAGCCCTGGGAAGCAACCATCCTCTGCGCTCTGCACAATAGGAATCTGCAATGATTTATAGAAGAAAATAGTTAGTTACAGATCATACACATGAAAGAAAATCTTCCAAATCTGTGGAAACTGGTAAATGCATCATTCATAGGGAAATATAGCTAAGAGGAAATTGCCAGGGATAGCCTCAGGACAAGGGATTGGCAGTCGTCCAGCCTGGGTTCCCAACAAGTGTATACTCCTTCCCTTCATTTGAAATTCTAAAAGGTGAGAGTTCACAAGAAGATCGAGTGTAAAAGCATGGCTATTTTAAAAGCAACATTGATCCCAGAACAAAATGCAAACCATATTATATTATCAATCATTACTTTTAACTATTCACATTCTAGTATCTTGTATAAAAGCAGTTGATGAACAAGGCAAAGTTCATCATAACTTCTTGTAAATGAATAAAGCAATAGCAAACAAAATCGGCAATTCTATACATGCCAGTGGAATTCACCAAATGTAAATTATACAGATAGACATGAAGAGCTCACcacatcaataatttttaaagaggaCAATTGTCCATTCACTGGCCAATCAATTCTGTGAAGTGAATCTGTTGCAGAATGTGCACCCGAATCTACAGAACTTCTTCCAGATAGAAACACAAGGAACCTTCCATCTGGGCTGGATAACATAGACATGTTTCACATGCAATCAGCTTTAAACACATCAATACTATCGTGtaaggaaatttttttcaagttatacAACTTAATATATTCAATGGTTTCCAGTTAACTGAAGAATTGTTGATCATTATAGCTATACCTACAAAGAGAAGGTGAGGCAGATCATAAATAACTTTTAAGCATATAACCACCtactaaaaaacaagaaatagtgCATAAGCACATGCATGGAATCACTCACACACTTAAACAGAGAAGAAATTATGCACAAGTTAAACCTGATGTGTCTGTGACACCTAAAAGGACATCTGGACAGCGAATTTgcaaattttaatatcaacacatagcCGCAGGGGAATCCATTAACTTAGAATAGAGAGATGGAAAAtagtgatgaaaaaaaataaggaacaaGTTTACTATGCCAGTGCATAACCCGTACAAGTCATCGATGTGAAACTAGCAAAAATTAACCGGTCACCTTtatcttgtaatatttttttacacaaaaagaaaaaaggtcgtGTCAAATTGGAAAGCGGAAAAGAGACATGAAATCTCAGCAAAGAAGCCATCACGCCTCTTTTGGGCTAGGGCTTCAGGTTAAATTCATTTCCCCTGAAATAAAATTTTCGTCAGACTTGATTGTCTTGAAAATGTATCCAAAACTTGAGAAATCACACTGGCTTATCACacagaaaaggagaagaaataaaGTTTCTAGGTCAATGTGAAGGCTCAAAACCAAGGTGGTTGTATAAATAGCATACCTGAATGATGGAAAGAAGGCACTACTTATGCTCTGAGTTAGGTTAAGAACGGGTGAGTCTTCGTTTGGACTCTCTCTGAAAGATCACAATGAAATTCAAATTACATAAACCAGAGTTAGCATACTCAATCTCCGACAGCAACTAATTAACAACTGAGAGAGCCAGAAAAAACAACGACAGCTTTATGAGAACAAGTAACCCACTTGAGCTCTAAATCATTGGCTTCTGATGCATAAACTGGTGCTCTAGCTGCATATAATGCACATGGCCTGTTGTAGCAGTATTTTATGCCAAGCTTTCTTGGATTTGATGACCAACCCACAAACACCAAATACTGATGCAAGCCTTGGGTTGATGGAGCCCAGACAACTTGGCCAACGCTCAAGGACTTTGAAATTCCTTTGACAGGCTGTACTTGTCCGCTGCACAGCATGGGAAAGTTCAAATTGAGGATTTATTGTCTGACAAAAAACTATGATTAGCTGTATCAATGACAACAAAAACCTCTTACAAAACCTGTTAATGTCAATCCAAAAAAGTGCAGGCTGCCTTTTCCCTGCATAGGTTTCTCCCCAGTCCTCCTCCCATTCCCCCTGACCTTTCCAGCTACCACAGTCCTTATCTGCTGAACCACCTTTTTTATAGCCCGAATCATTAAATGTAGGCTTGGATGGTGAGGCCTCCTCGGCAACATAAGCAATAAGAGTTTCGTTTGAGTTCCATGAGATCCCCTCAAACCTATGACATCTAAAAACATTCAAATTTCTGGATGCTCGAGGATGGCAGTGAACAATGATACTTATAATCAAACAAATCTACTACTAAAAGACATGAATGTACAAAGTCGAAAGTATGCAAGCCTGGCTTAgcaaatcataaatatataaaagatgtcACCCGCAGCGAAAAGGCTAGATTTATATAGTCACTGACCATCCATCACAATACACCGAACCGTGTACAGATTGAGGGATGTTGAATTCCTTTTCCACATGACCTTGATTCCAAATCTCAAAACGGGTGGGAG is a window encoding:
- the LOC7473443 gene encoding acylamino-acid-releasing enzyme → MERAYLVKLNWLSCLPPPPPPHLLSLTISPHSPTPSLLRSSFSAPRSLSTKRSSAIQALMDASVSSSPKDLPVGLDAKTEEEYASLSSLLQEFTSIPNIDKAWTFKSNTGIGSQAMFSISQANLLANKRRKYALSANISKGSGNSVNFQWSPFPVEMTGVSTVVPSASGSKLLVVRNPENESPTRFEIWNQGHVEKEFNIPQSVHGSVYCDGWFEGISWNSNETLIAYVAEEASPSKPTFNDSGYKKGGSADKDCGSWKGQGEWEEDWGETYAGKRQPALFWIDINSGQVQPVKGISKSLSVGQVVWAPSTQGLHQYLVFVGWSSNPRKLGIKYCYNRPCALYAARAPVYASEANDLELKESPNEDSPVLNLTQSISSAFFPSFSPDGRFLVFLSGRSSVDSGAHSATDSLHRIDWPVNGQLSSLKIIDVIPIVQSAEDGCFPGLYCSNFIPNPWLSDGCTMIVSSTWGSSEVILSVNVLSGDVSRISPTDSNFSWNLLTLDGDSIIAVFSSPVDVPQIRYGYLVDKEIKNAAWDWSDVSSPIFGCSAKVNSLLSSRQFTILKIPVKDVSECLTKGASKPFEAIFVSRQSKKNDVCDPLIVVLHGGPHSVSLSGFAKSYAFLSSLGYSLLIVNYRGSLGFGEEALQSLPGKVGSQDVKDVITAIDHVIDTGVASPSKIAVIGGSHGGFLTTHLIGQAPDKFVAAAARNPVCNLVSMVGITDIPDWCYVETYGVEGKTKFTEAPSAEDLALFHSKSPISHISKVKTPTIFVLGAQDLRVPLSNGLQYARALKEKGVEVKILVFPNDVHAIERPQSDHEGFLNIAVWFNKYCK